A window from Pseudooceanicola algae encodes these proteins:
- a CDS encoding LysR family transcriptional regulator — protein MINWISLPPLTALRALAALSETGSTVEAGARLNVSHAAVSQQIKTLEAHLGVALVDRSGRQLVLTEDGKQLAEAMIGGMVQIEYLIERLTGQDASRPLTVSCTPAFATSFLMPRLADFQRRYPGTSLMIDPTPTLKKVGPGGVDVALRYGAGDWPGLKCELVIDTPIAIVASPDLVPGNGQIAPGDLQAYPWLQELGTSEASDFLRHHGEDLDTRMGVTSLPGNLMVDAARDGRGVAVIARAFVEADIAAGRLRLLYEDRRKKGYFLVTRPETMRPVARDFAAWIRTQVRGQISGTWQDHAAGQDSTE, from the coding sequence ATGATCAATTGGATATCCCTCCCGCCCCTGACGGCGCTCCGTGCCCTTGCAGCCCTGTCCGAAACCGGATCGACGGTCGAGGCTGGCGCGCGGTTGAATGTCAGCCACGCGGCTGTAAGTCAGCAAATAAAGACCTTGGAGGCGCATCTGGGTGTGGCGCTGGTGGATCGGTCCGGGCGGCAGTTGGTCCTGACCGAAGATGGAAAGCAGCTGGCCGAGGCGATGATCGGCGGCATGGTCCAAATTGAGTACCTGATTGAAAGACTTACAGGTCAGGATGCCAGTCGGCCGCTGACCGTTTCCTGCACCCCCGCCTTCGCGACCTCTTTCCTGATGCCGAGGCTGGCAGATTTCCAGCGGCGTTATCCCGGCACCTCGCTGATGATCGACCCGACTCCGACCCTGAAAAAGGTCGGCCCCGGTGGCGTCGATGTGGCCCTGCGCTATGGCGCCGGGGACTGGCCGGGCCTGAAATGCGAACTGGTGATCGACACGCCGATCGCCATCGTCGCCTCGCCTGATCTTGTGCCGGGCAACGGGCAGATCGCACCGGGCGATCTTCAGGCCTATCCCTGGCTGCAGGAGCTTGGGACATCCGAGGCCAGCGATTTCCTGCGCCACCACGGAGAGGACCTGGACACGCGCATGGGCGTGACCTCGTTGCCCGGGAACCTGATGGTGGACGCGGCGCGGGACGGGCGCGGCGTCGCAGTCATCGCCCGCGCGTTCGTCGAGGCCGATATCGCCGCCGGGCGGCTGCGCCTGCTGTATGAGGACCGCCGCAAGAAAGGGTACTTTCTGGTCACGCGCCCCGAAACGATGCGCCCCGTGGCGCGGGATTTCGCGGCCTGGATCCGCACCCAGGTCCGTGGGCAGATCAGTGGCACCTGGCAGGATCACGCGGCGGGGCAGGACAGCACCGAGTGA
- the ccoP gene encoding cytochrome-c oxidase, cbb3-type subunit III, with product MSEKSDLEKQHGTTGHSWDGIEELNTPLPRWWLWTFYLCIIWGIGYVIAYPAWPLISRATPGLLGFSTRAEVAAQIDDATRANAGINQQLTEVALTQIPINAELNQYAVSAGGAVFKTWCAQCHGSGAAGAVGYPNLLDDEWLWGGSVEEIYQTVAHGIRNETDPDARYSQMPAFGTDDLLENDQIDAVVNYVMSLSGEAPSPDLIDTGATVFADNCATCHGDNAMGDREQGAPNLTDAIWLYGGSYEAIHETVVRARFGVMPAWNDRLSESQIRAVSTYVHQLGGGE from the coding sequence ATGAGCGAAAAATCTGATCTTGAAAAGCAACATGGCACGACCGGGCATTCCTGGGATGGCATCGAGGAGCTGAACACCCCACTGCCGCGCTGGTGGCTCTGGACGTTCTACCTCTGCATCATCTGGGGCATCGGCTATGTCATCGCCTATCCCGCCTGGCCGCTGATCAGCCGCGCCACGCCGGGGCTTCTGGGCTTTTCGACACGTGCCGAGGTCGCCGCGCAGATCGACGATGCGACCCGGGCGAATGCGGGCATCAACCAGCAGCTGACCGAGGTCGCGCTGACCCAGATCCCGATCAATGCCGAGCTGAACCAATATGCGGTCAGCGCTGGTGGGGCGGTCTTCAAGACCTGGTGCGCGCAGTGTCACGGCTCCGGCGCGGCAGGGGCGGTCGGCTACCCGAACCTGCTGGATGATGAATGGCTCTGGGGCGGCTCGGTCGAAGAGATCTACCAGACCGTGGCCCATGGGATCCGCAACGAAACCGACCCGGACGCGCGCTACAGCCAGATGCCGGCCTTCGGGACCGACGACCTGCTCGAAAACGATCAGATCGACGCGGTGGTCAACTACGTCATGTCCCTGTCCGGAGAGGCGCCTTCGCCTGACCTGATCGACACAGGCGCGACCGTCTTTGCCGACAATTGTGCCACTTGCCACGGCGACAATGCCATGGGTGACCGGGAGCAGGGCGCGCCGAACCTGACCGATGCGATCTGGCTATACGGCGGCAGCTACGAGGCGATCCACGAAACTGTCGTCCGGGCGCGTTTCGGCGTCATGCCCGCCTGGAACGACCGTCTGAGCGAATCGCAGATCCGCGCCGTCTCGACCTATGTTCACCAGCTTGGCGGTGGCGAATAA
- a CDS encoding cbb3-type cytochrome c oxidase subunit 3, which translates to MDTYSIFREFADSWMLLSLFMFFIGVFLWVMRPGSRQTYRETAGIPFRNESRPAAPDPEKPAAPDAALTEKDA; encoded by the coding sequence ATGGATACCTATTCGATCTTCCGTGAATTCGCCGACAGCTGGATGCTGCTGTCGCTGTTCATGTTCTTCATCGGGGTCTTTCTCTGGGTGATGCGTCCGGGCAGCCGCCAGACCTATCGCGAGACGGCGGGCATTCCGTTCCGCAACGAAAGCCGCCCCGCCGCCCCGGACCCCGAAAAGCCAGCCGCCCCGGATGCGGCCCTCACGGAAAAGGATGCGTGA
- the ccoO gene encoding cytochrome-c oxidase, cbb3-type subunit II has translation MGILDKHKFIEKNATLLLAGSFVVVSIGGIVEIAPLFYLENTIEKVEGVRPYSPLELTGRDIYVREGCYVCHSQMIRPMRDEVERYGHYSLAAESMYDHPFQWGSKRTGPDLARVGGRYSDEWHVDHLSDPESVVPESVMPKYGFLLNTRLDGRYIGDAMQAHSIVGVPYTDEMLDNAQRDFTVQIDPYGDIDGLLERYPGAQVRNFDGEPGISEMDALIAYLQMLGTLVDFSTFIPDESR, from the coding sequence ATGGGAATTCTCGACAAGCACAAGTTCATCGAAAAGAACGCCACATTGCTTCTGGCTGGGTCGTTCGTGGTGGTCAGCATCGGCGGCATCGTGGAAATCGCGCCGCTGTTCTACCTGGAAAACACGATCGAGAAGGTCGAGGGGGTGCGCCCCTATTCGCCACTCGAGCTGACCGGGCGGGACATCTATGTCCGCGAAGGCTGCTATGTCTGTCACAGCCAGATGATCCGTCCCATGCGGGACGAGGTCGAACGCTACGGGCATTATTCGCTGGCAGCGGAATCCATGTATGACCACCCGTTCCAATGGGGGTCCAAGCGGACCGGGCCGGACCTGGCCCGCGTCGGGGGGCGCTACTCGGACGAATGGCACGTGGATCACCTGAGCGACCCCGAAAGCGTGGTGCCCGAATCGGTGATGCCGAAATACGGCTTCCTGCTGAACACGCGGCTGGACGGGCGCTACATAGGTGATGCGATGCAGGCTCATTCCATCGTCGGCGTGCCCTACACCGACGAGATGCTGGACAACGCGCAGCGGGATTTCACCGTCCAGATAGATCCCTACGGCGATATCGACGGGCTGCTGGAACGCTATCCCGGCGCCCAGGTGCGCAATTTCGACGGCGAACCGGGGATTTCGGAAATGGATGCGCTGATCGCCTATCTGCAGATGCTCGGGACGCTGGTCGATTTTTCGACCTTCATTCCCGACGAAAGCCGCTGA
- the ccoN gene encoding cytochrome-c oxidase, cbb3-type subunit I, producing the protein MTNAIKLIALAAITLLAAIAANYARDLAYMVNALVVMFVAAGLFIWVLRNTDEAVVPVDRSGEYMDDVVRAGVIATSFWGVVGFLVGVFIAFQLAFPVLNFNWAEGYLNFGRLRPLHTSAVIFAFGGNALICTSYYVVQRTSAVRLWGGNLAWFVFWGYNLFIVMAALSYVLGGSQSKEYAEPEWYIDLWLTVVWVAYLAVFLGTIIKRKEPHIYVANWFFLAFIVTVAMLHVVNNLAVPVSIWGGKSVSLFAGVQDAMTQWWYGHNAVGFFLTAGFLGMMYYFIPKQAERPVYSYKLSIIHFWALIFLYIWAGPHHLHYTALPDWASTLGMVFSIILWMPSWGGMINGLMTLSGAWDKLRTDPVLRMMVIAVGFYGMSTFEGPVMSIRAVNSLSHYTDWTIGHVHSGALGWNGMITFGALYFLVPKLWKRERLYSLSMVNWHFWLATIGIVLYAASMWVSGIMEGLMWREVDANGFLVNSFADTVAAKFPMYIVRGLGGVMYLAGGIIMCVNLWLTVRAQPAMASENSLVPAE; encoded by the coding sequence ATGACGAACGCAATCAAGCTCATTGCGCTGGCAGCCATCACGCTGCTGGCGGCAATCGCAGCGAATTACGCACGCGACCTGGCCTATATGGTGAACGCCCTTGTGGTCATGTTTGTGGCCGCGGGCCTGTTCATCTGGGTCTTGCGCAACACCGACGAGGCCGTCGTGCCCGTCGACCGGTCCGGCGAATACATGGACGATGTGGTGCGCGCTGGCGTGATCGCGACGTCCTTCTGGGGGGTCGTGGGCTTTCTGGTCGGCGTCTTCATTGCCTTTCAGCTGGCGTTTCCGGTGCTCAATTTCAACTGGGCCGAGGGATACCTGAACTTCGGTCGGCTGCGCCCGCTGCACACCAGTGCGGTGATCTTTGCCTTCGGGGGCAATGCGCTGATCTGTACGTCCTACTACGTGGTGCAGCGCACCAGCGCGGTGCGGCTCTGGGGTGGGAACCTGGCCTGGTTCGTCTTCTGGGGTTACAACCTGTTCATCGTGATGGCGGCGCTCAGCTACGTGCTGGGGGGATCGCAATCCAAGGAATATGCCGAGCCTGAATGGTACATCGACCTCTGGCTGACCGTCGTCTGGGTCGCCTACCTCGCGGTCTTCCTCGGCACGATCATCAAGCGCAAAGAGCCGCACATCTACGTCGCGAACTGGTTTTTCCTGGCCTTCATCGTGACCGTTGCCATGCTGCATGTGGTCAACAACCTGGCGGTGCCGGTGTCCATCTGGGGCGGTAAATCCGTGTCCCTGTTCGCCGGTGTGCAGGATGCGATGACGCAGTGGTGGTACGGGCATAACGCCGTTGGCTTCTTCCTGACCGCCGGTTTCCTCGGGATGATGTACTACTTCATTCCCAAGCAGGCCGAACGTCCGGTCTATTCCTACAAGCTGTCGATCATCCACTTCTGGGCGCTGATCTTCCTTTATATCTGGGCCGGTCCGCACCACCTGCATTACACGGCGCTGCCCGACTGGGCCTCGACCCTGGGCATGGTCTTTTCGATCATCCTATGGATGCCGAGCTGGGGTGGCATGATCAACGGTCTGATGACCCTTAGCGGGGCCTGGGACAAGCTGCGCACCGACCCGGTGCTGCGCATGATGGTGATCGCGGTGGGATTCTACGGCATGTCGACCTTTGAAGGGCCTGTGATGTCGATCCGCGCGGTCAACAGCCTGAGCCACTATACGGACTGGACCATCGGCCACGTGCATTCCGGTGCGCTCGGCTGGAACGGCATGATCACCTTCGGGGCGCTCTATTTCCTGGTGCCGAAGCTGTGGAAACGCGAACGCCTTTATTCCCTGTCGATGGTCAACTGGCACTTCTGGCTGGCGACGATCGGTATCGTTCTCTACGCGGCCTCGATGTGGGTCTCGGGGATCATGGAGGGGCTGATGTGGCGCGAGGTCGATGCCAACGGCTTCCTGGTGAATTCCTTCGCCGATACGGTCGCGGCCAAGTTCCCGATGTATATCGTGCGCGGTCTGGGTGGGGTCATGTACCTCGCCGGTGGGATCATCATGTGCGTCAATCTCTGGCTTACCGTCCGGGCACAGCCCGCGATGGCAAGCGAGAACAGCCTTGTGCCCGCGGAATAA
- a CDS encoding universal stress protein, translated as MSYKSILTVLTSKSGATSLLDQAVALADRHDAHLDVLCLGIDRAQIGYYYGGADATILQDAVDRATAESKEIEEAAIQRLTGESIRWSTESDLAQLGDIGRRIGWQARFADLVVLPKPYGDDKGVELEPVTESVLFEGRASALILPGDVAAPVAPKSVMLGWNETPEALAAIRAALPMLKTAEAVHIVIIDPPSHGPDRSDPGGMLANWLSRHGVSAEIEVVAKTLPRISDLISRHALDISADLVVMGAYGHSRFRQAILGGATRNMMEGTTLPIFMAH; from the coding sequence ATGTCTTACAAATCAATCCTTACCGTTCTCACATCCAAATCGGGTGCAACGTCGCTTCTGGATCAGGCCGTTGCGCTGGCGGACCGCCATGATGCGCATCTCGACGTGCTTTGCCTCGGGATCGACCGGGCGCAGATCGGGTATTATTACGGCGGCGCCGATGCCACGATTCTACAGGACGCCGTGGATCGCGCGACCGCCGAATCCAAGGAAATCGAAGAGGCCGCGATCCAGCGTCTGACCGGCGAATCGATCCGCTGGTCCACCGAATCGGACCTGGCCCAACTGGGGGACATCGGGCGGCGCATCGGCTGGCAGGCGCGCTTCGCCGATCTGGTCGTGCTGCCCAAGCCCTATGGCGACGACAAGGGCGTCGAACTTGAACCCGTGACGGAATCTGTCCTGTTCGAAGGCCGCGCCTCGGCCTTGATCCTGCCGGGCGACGTGGCGGCCCCGGTGGCGCCGAAATCGGTGATGCTGGGCTGGAACGAAACCCCCGAAGCCCTTGCCGCCATCCGCGCCGCGCTGCCGATGCTGAAAACCGCCGAGGCCGTGCATATCGTGATCATCGATCCGCCCAGCCATGGCCCCGACCGCTCTGATCCCGGCGGGATGCTGGCGAACTGGCTGTCCCGCCACGGCGTCTCGGCCGAGATCGAGGTCGTAGCCAAGACCCTGCCGCGGATTTCGGACCTGATCAGCCGCCATGCGCTGGATATCAGCGCCGACCTGGTCGTGATGGGGGCCTATGGGCATTCCAGGTTCCGCCAGGCGATCCTGGGCGGTGCGACCCGCAACATGATGGAAGGCACCACGCTGCCAATCTTCATGGCGCATTGA
- the fnrL gene encoding transcriptional regulator FnrL has protein sequence MLQPDLSIVPQDCGVCPIRHRAVCARCDADELQILEEIKYYRSYEAGQTVIWAGDRMDFVGSVVSGIATLTQTMEDGRTQMVGLLLPSDFVGRPGRDGAAYNVMATSDLVMCCFRKKPFEKLMETTPHIAQRLLQMTLDELDAAREWMLVLGRKTAREKIASLMVIILRRDATLNLAQPRDRISFDLPLTREAMADYLGLTLETVSRQISALKRDKVIHLEGKRHVMVPDVGRLLEEAGDDSDGGMLS, from the coding sequence ATGCTTCAGCCTGACCTCAGCATCGTGCCGCAAGATTGCGGCGTCTGTCCGATCCGTCACCGTGCCGTCTGTGCCCGGTGTGATGCGGACGAATTGCAGATTCTCGAAGAGATCAAGTATTACCGCAGCTACGAGGCCGGTCAGACCGTGATCTGGGCCGGCGACCGGATGGATTTCGTCGGCTCGGTGGTTTCGGGAATCGCGACGCTGACCCAGACGATGGAAGACGGGCGGACCCAGATGGTGGGCCTGTTGCTGCCGTCCGATTTCGTCGGTCGGCCGGGACGTGACGGGGCGGCCTACAACGTCATGGCGACCTCGGATCTGGTGATGTGCTGTTTCCGCAAGAAGCCCTTCGAAAAGCTGATGGAGACGACGCCACATATCGCACAGCGCCTGTTGCAGATGACGCTGGACGAATTGGATGCGGCCCGCGAATGGATGCTGGTGCTGGGGCGCAAGACCGCGCGGGAAAAGATCGCCTCGCTCATGGTCATCATCCTGCGCCGGGATGCGACGCTGAACCTTGCCCAGCCCCGTGACCGGATAAGCTTTGACCTGCCTCTGACCCGCGAGGCGATGGCAGATTACCTGGGCCTGACGCTGGAAACCGTCAGCCGCCAGATTTCGGCGCTGAAACGCGACAAGGTGATCCATCTGGAAGGCAAGCGGCATGTCATGGTGCCCGATGTCGGCCGCCTGCTGGAAGAAGCGGGCGATGACAGCGACGGCGGCATGCTGAGCTAA
- the hemN gene encoding oxygen-independent coproporphyrinogen III oxidase, which yields MVNGTQLERLGLFDAKVPRYTSYPTAPHFSDATGAAQHTAWIEAIRPGAEISLYLHVPFCRRLCWFCACRTQGTQSEAPVIAYLDTLLAELALLKAHLPEGVRLSRLHWGGGTPTLLNPAMMETLAGAVHDVLPLAPGAEFSVEIDPNEVDDARLAVLSRAGMNRASIGVQDFDPEIQRCIGRIQSYEKTRDVTEAIRAHGVHSLNADILYGLPFQTPEKITESVQKLLGLCPDRVALYGYAHVPWMARRQSMLPSESLPTPRERLALFETARKLFSWDGYAEIGIDHFALKGDGLETARQAGRLRRNFQGYTDDSSDVLIGIGAASISRFPQGYSQNNPATSGHTAAIRGGRFSTTRGHGFDADDRMRGRIIEALMCDFTVSTAEISGRFGLSRPEVDGLFRAVASRFDGLLRLDEHGLSIPPKARPLTRIVARAFDAYDHARARHSSAI from the coding sequence ATGGTCAATGGAACGCAACTTGAACGGTTGGGACTGTTTGACGCGAAAGTGCCGCGTTACACAAGCTATCCCACCGCCCCGCATTTTTCGGACGCCACCGGCGCGGCACAACATACCGCCTGGATCGAGGCGATCCGCCCCGGAGCCGAGATCTCGCTCTACCTGCATGTGCCCTTCTGCCGAAGGCTCTGCTGGTTCTGCGCCTGCCGCACCCAAGGCACGCAAAGCGAAGCCCCCGTGATCGCCTATCTCGACACCCTTCTGGCGGAACTGGCGCTGCTGAAGGCGCATCTGCCCGAGGGCGTGCGCCTGTCCCGCCTGCATTGGGGCGGCGGCACCCCGACCCTGCTGAACCCGGCGATGATGGAAACGCTCGCCGGAGCGGTGCACGACGTGCTCCCACTGGCCCCCGGCGCCGAGTTTTCGGTCGAAATCGATCCCAATGAGGTCGATGACGCCCGGCTGGCCGTGCTGTCCCGCGCCGGAATGAACCGCGCCTCTATCGGGGTGCAGGATTTCGATCCCGAGATACAGCGCTGCATCGGGCGCATCCAGAGCTACGAAAAGACCCGCGATGTGACCGAGGCGATCCGCGCCCATGGGGTGCATAGCCTGAACGCCGACATCCTTTATGGGCTGCCGTTCCAGACCCCAGAAAAGATCACCGAGAGCGTGCAGAAACTGCTGGGCCTGTGCCCCGACCGGGTGGCGCTTTACGGCTATGCCCATGTGCCCTGGATGGCGCGGCGGCAATCGATGCTGCCATCGGAGTCCCTGCCGACCCCGCGCGAACGTCTGGCCCTGTTCGAAACCGCCCGAAAGCTGTTCAGCTGGGATGGATACGCCGAGATCGGCATCGACCACTTTGCGCTGAAGGGCGACGGGCTGGAAACCGCCCGTCAGGCCGGCAGGCTCCGGCGCAATTTCCAAGGGTATACCGATGATTCCTCCGACGTGCTGATCGGCATCGGGGCAGCGTCGATTTCCCGCTTTCCGCAGGGATACAGCCAGAACAATCCCGCGACCTCGGGTCATACGGCGGCGATACGGGGGGGGCGTTTTTCCACCACGAGGGGTCATGGCTTTGACGCGGACGACCGGATGCGGGGCCGGATCATCGAGGCCTTGATGTGCGATTTCACCGTCTCCACGGCCGAGATCAGCGGCCGCTTCGGCCTTTCCCGACCCGAGGTCGACGGGCTGTTCCGCGCCGTTGCCAGCCGCTTTGACGGGTTGCTGCGGCTCGATGAACACGGCCTGTCGATCCCGCCAAAGGCGCGGCCCCTGACGCGGATCGTGGCACGGGCCTTTGACGCCTATGACCATGCGCGGGCACGCCATTCCTCGGCGATCTGA
- a CDS encoding ABC transporter ATP-binding protein: protein MSLLEVRDLKVAFRQDGSSHLAVRGVSFDVDKGETVALVGESGSGKSVSALSTVQLLGDNATVTGSACFDGQEMIGAGVEKLRKLRGNRISFIFQEPMTSLNPLHTIERQLAETMALHQGLKGRGWGKRFLEGWMTLSPRPVAAALAVLCAFLALYGAFVATAPDVPSLTGWDNFWGELGLRLLHGLFWVVGLTGALWLVKALLKAGAGAWIMASDTRARSIELLEQVGIRDAESRLTAYPHELSGGQRQRVMIAMALANSPGLLIADEPTTALDVTIQAQILELLADLKNRSSMGLLFITHDLGIVRRIADRVCVMKDGEIVETGPTDRIFADPQHPYTRKLLSAAAAGTPERAAENAPVVLRADHLKVWFPIKAGLMKRTVGHVKAVNDASFSLRAGETLGIVGESGSGKTTLALAVMRLIGSEGQLTFGDRDIRSLTTHQLRGLRKDMQIVFQDPFGSLSPRMTCEQIIAEGLSIHKIGDGRAPRDLVAEVMREVGLDPAAMDRYPHEFSGGQRQRIAIARAMILRPKLLVLDEPTSALDMTVQVQIVDLLRALQRKYGLAYLFISHDLKVVRAMSHRVMVMRHGDIIESGTAEGIFNAPQEPYTKELFAAAMDH, encoded by the coding sequence ATGAGCCTTCTCGAGGTCCGCGACCTGAAAGTCGCCTTCCGCCAGGACGGCAGCAGCCACCTTGCCGTGCGCGGCGTGTCCTTCGATGTCGACAAGGGCGAAACCGTGGCGCTGGTGGGGGAATCCGGATCCGGCAAAAGCGTCTCGGCGCTGTCCACCGTGCAGCTGCTGGGGGACAACGCCACCGTCACCGGCAGCGCGTGTTTCGACGGGCAGGAGATGATCGGCGCCGGTGTGGAAAAGCTGCGCAAGCTGCGCGGCAACCGGATCTCCTTCATTTTCCAGGAGCCGATGACATCGCTGAACCCGCTGCATACGATCGAACGCCAACTGGCCGAAACCATGGCCCTGCATCAGGGGCTGAAGGGGCGCGGTTGGGGCAAGCGGTTCCTGGAAGGCTGGATGACCCTCAGCCCGCGCCCCGTGGCGGCGGCGCTGGCGGTGTTATGTGCCTTCTTGGCCCTTTACGGTGCCTTCGTGGCCACCGCGCCCGATGTGCCCTCCCTGACCGGATGGGATAACTTTTGGGGCGAACTGGGCCTGCGCCTGTTGCACGGCCTGTTCTGGGTGGTGGGCCTGACCGGGGCGCTCTGGCTGGTCAAGGCGCTGCTGAAGGCCGGCGCCGGCGCCTGGATCATGGCCAGCGATACCCGCGCCCGGTCGATCGAATTGCTGGAACAGGTCGGTATCCGCGACGCGGAAAGCCGGCTGACGGCCTATCCGCATGAATTGTCCGGCGGTCAGCGCCAGCGGGTGATGATCGCCATGGCGCTGGCCAACAGCCCCGGCCTGCTGATCGCGGATGAACCGACCACGGCGCTGGATGTCACCATCCAGGCGCAGATCCTGGAACTGCTCGCGGATCTCAAGAACCGCTCGTCGATGGGGCTGCTGTTCATCACCCATGACCTTGGCATCGTGCGCCGCATTGCCGACCGGGTCTGCGTGATGAAGGACGGCGAAATCGTCGAAACCGGCCCGACAGACCGCATCTTTGCCGACCCGCAGCATCCCTATACCCGGAAACTGCTTTCGGCCGCCGCCGCCGGGACACCGGAGCGCGCGGCCGAAAACGCGCCCGTGGTGCTGCGGGCCGATCACCTGAAGGTCTGGTTCCCGATCAAGGCCGGGTTGATGAAACGCACCGTGGGTCATGTGAAGGCGGTCAACGACGCCAGCTTCAGCCTGCGTGCCGGCGAGACCCTTGGCATCGTGGGGGAAAGCGGATCGGGCAAGACGACGCTGGCGTTGGCGGTGATGCGGCTGATCGGCTCGGAAGGGCAGCTGACCTTCGGGGATCGCGATATCCGCAGCCTGACCACGCATCAGTTGCGCGGTCTGCGCAAGGACATGCAGATCGTGTTCCAGGACCCCTTCGGGTCGCTCAGCCCGCGAATGACCTGCGAACAGATCATCGCCGAGGGCCTGTCCATCCACAAGATCGGCGATGGTCGCGCCCCGCGCGATCTGGTGGCCGAGGTGATGCGCGAAGTCGGCCTGGATCCGGCGGCGATGGATCGCTATCCGCATGAATTCTCAGGCGGTCAACGCCAGCGGATTGCCATTGCCCGTGCCATGATCCTGCGTCCGAAACTGCTGGTGCTGGACGAACCGACCTCGGCGCTGGACATGACGGTGCAGGTGCAGATCGTCGACCTGCTGCGCGCCCTGCAACGGAAATACGGGCTGGCCTATCTGTTCATCAGCCACGACCTGAAGGTGGTGCGCGCCATGTCGCACCGGGTCATGGTCATGCGCCATGGCGACATCATCGAAAGCGGCACCGCCGAGGGGATCTTCAACGCGCCGCAGGAGCCCTATACGAAAGAGCTGTTCGCGGCCGCGATGGACCACTAG
- a CDS encoding ABC transporter permease: MQDPVPHIPGHDAPAPVPEVKKSRLSPLNQRRWRNFRRNRRAFWSLIVFVILFGASLMAEVIANDKPILVSYRGDFYMPIFRTYPETTFGGDFRTEAIYRDPEVQCLIESGGLESCFDDPDGIMAQAETGTVDGEAIEAGWTVWPPIRYSYNSPVDRPGAAPLAPNRQNWLGTDDTKRDVMARVIYGFRLSIVFTLIVTALSSLIGIVAGAVQGFFGGWIDLIFQRLIEIWSATPSLYVIIILFAIVGRGFWLLVVLTVLFGWMALVGVVRAEFLRARNLEYVRAARALGVSNRVIMFRHMLPNAMVATLTMMPFIVTGTISTLAGLDFLGFGLPSSSPSLGELTLQAKENLQAPWLAFTAFTVFALMLSLLVFIFEGVRDAFDPRKTFQ; the protein is encoded by the coding sequence ATGCAGGACCCCGTGCCGCATATTCCGGGCCATGACGCGCCCGCACCCGTGCCCGAGGTGAAGAAATCCCGCCTGTCGCCGCTGAACCAGCGCCGCTGGCGCAATTTCCGTCGCAATCGCCGGGCCTTCTGGTCGTTGATCGTCTTCGTGATCCTGTTTGGCGCTTCGCTGATGGCCGAGGTGATCGCCAACGACAAGCCGATCCTGGTCAGCTATCGCGGCGATTTCTACATGCCCATCTTCCGCACCTACCCCGAGACCACCTTCGGCGGGGATTTCCGCACCGAGGCGATCTATCGCGACCCGGAGGTCCAGTGCCTGATCGAAAGCGGCGGGCTGGAAAGCTGCTTTGACGATCCCGACGGAATCATGGCGCAGGCCGAGACGGGCACCGTCGATGGCGAAGCGATCGAAGCTGGCTGGACCGTCTGGCCGCCGATACGCTATTCCTACAACAGCCCTGTCGACCGCCCCGGTGCCGCGCCCTTGGCGCCCAACCGGCAGAACTGGCTCGGGACCGATGACACCAAGCGCGACGTGATGGCGCGGGTGATCTACGGGTTCCGCCTGTCCATCGTCTTCACCCTGATCGTCACCGCCCTGTCATCGCTGATCGGCATCGTCGCCGGTGCCGTGCAGGGGTTCTTCGGCGGATGGATCGACTTGATCTTCCAGCGCCTGATCGAGATCTGGTCGGCGACGCCATCCCTATATGTCATCATCATCCTCTTCGCGATTGTCGGGCGGGGATTCTGGTTACTGGTGGTGCTGACCGTGCTGTTCGGGTGGATGGCGCTGGTGGGCGTGGTGCGGGCGGAATTCCTGCGCGCCCGCAACCTTGAGTATGTCCGCGCCGCAAGGGCACTAGGCGTGTCGAACCGCGTCATCATGTTCCGTCACATGCTGCCCAATGCCATGGTCGCGACCCTGACCATGATGCCCTTCATCGTCACCGGGACCATCTCGACGCTGGCGGGGCTCGATTTCCTCGGCTTCGGGCTGCCTTCGTCCTCGCCGTCTCTGGGCGAGCTGACGCTGCAGGCGAAAGAAAACCTCCAGGCGCCCTGGCTGGCCTTCACGGCCTTCACGGTCTTTGCCCTGATGCTGTCGCTGCTGGTCTTCATCTTTGAAGGCGTGCGCGATGCCTTCGACCCAAGGAAAACCTTCCAATGA